The proteins below are encoded in one region of Aquisphaera giovannonii:
- a CDS encoding caspase family protein, which yields MSRLAILIHSENADENSPLPGPRRDIENFTSFLLSPMGGAWDPREFATEPHPTIDRMLELIDRANTVDYTLIVFSGHGGYYGRKMSILLSYGDSMLVDDIYRRIKTKATIVIDACRSTIREDVDLRTPQMAQVLTEGTDQSENYRALFDDSIARSTQRTTVVYGCARGEDAVDTPTGGLFISNLLNAASEWASSRRGDRPQVLTGIDAVFRAEPRMKLSGFGQSPAVDPVSGFGIHPPFAVWLPAAGR from the coding sequence ATGAGTCGGCTGGCGATCTTGATTCATTCGGAAAACGCGGACGAGAATTCGCCGCTTCCCGGCCCTCGTAGAGACATCGAGAATTTCACAAGCTTTCTGTTGTCCCCGATGGGCGGCGCCTGGGATCCACGCGAGTTCGCGACCGAGCCCCATCCGACAATTGACCGGATGCTAGAGCTGATCGATCGTGCCAATACGGTTGATTACACTCTGATCGTGTTCTCTGGCCATGGGGGGTACTACGGCCGGAAGATGTCGATTCTCCTTTCTTATGGAGACTCGATGCTAGTCGATGACATCTACCGCCGTATCAAGACGAAGGCCACAATTGTCATCGACGCCTGCCGAAGCACCATTCGGGAAGACGTCGATCTGCGGACGCCGCAAATGGCCCAAGTTTTGACCGAAGGAACCGATCAGTCTGAGAATTATCGTGCACTCTTTGACGATTCCATCGCACGTTCGACCCAGCGCACCACGGTCGTCTATGGATGCGCAAGGGGTGAAGATGCTGTTGATACCCCGACCGGGGGATTGTTCATTTCCAACCTCTTGAACGCGGCGAGCGAATGGGCTTCGAGTCGTCGCGGCGACCGACCGCAGGTTCTGACTGGCATCGACGCAGTCTTTAGAGCTGAGCCCCGAATGAAATTATCGGGTTTCGGACAATCCCCAGCGGTAGACCCAGTCTCGGGATTCGGCATACATCCCCCGTTTGCCGTGTGGCTTCCCGCAGCCGGTCGGTAA
- a CDS encoding cell division cycle protein 123 family protein, producing MTTGFKIPELRMPTLEEHKAASAKWLKRVGPCLYENWPQALKDLSFRTELVELTRADQETMWNMFDRDRDEAALARLTERLDAAIKAFDPDGCFVRLSSRSPKDFYYPGIPRLKTGEEVTNALLGSMRILDDLTEYRYADAACYLLLREFRSIPAHEEFRCFIREGRIAGVSQYQYRDFFPELIADRDSVAARCFAFLESILPKLHVQNIVVDVWLGETPLLIEINPYGLSDPCLLDYAELETADRLFRLVEKQPPGED from the coding sequence ATGACGACCGGATTCAAAATACCCGAACTCCGTATGCCCACGCTCGAGGAGCATAAGGCGGCCTCGGCCAAGTGGTTGAAGCGAGTAGGCCCGTGCCTATACGAAAACTGGCCGCAGGCTCTGAAGGACCTGTCGTTCCGCACCGAGCTGGTCGAGCTGACGCGGGCTGATCAGGAAACGATGTGGAACATGTTCGACCGGGACCGCGATGAGGCGGCTCTTGCCAGGCTCACTGAACGCCTCGATGCGGCGATCAAGGCCTTCGACCCCGACGGTTGCTTCGTCCGGCTTAGCTCACGAAGCCCGAAGGACTTCTACTACCCTGGCATTCCCCGGCTGAAGACCGGCGAGGAGGTCACGAACGCGCTGCTTGGGAGCATGCGCATCCTCGACGACCTGACGGAATACCGGTACGCCGACGCGGCCTGCTATCTGCTGCTCCGCGAGTTCCGGTCCATCCCGGCGCACGAGGAGTTTCGTTGCTTCATCCGCGAAGGCCGCATCGCAGGGGTTTCGCAGTATCAGTACCGCGATTTCTTCCCGGAACTGATCGCTGATCGTGACTCGGTTGCCGCACGATGCTTCGCGTTCCTCGAATCGATCCTGCCGAAGCTGCACGTCCAGAACATTGTGGTAGACGTTTGGCTCGGTGAGACGCCCTTGCTGATCGAGATCAACCCCTATGGGCTCTCCGACCCGTGTCTGCTCGACTATGCTGAGCTGGAAACGGCGGACAGGCTCTTTCGACTCGTGGAGAAGCAACCACCGGGGGAGGATTGA